In the Larus michahellis chromosome 6, bLarMic1.1, whole genome shotgun sequence genome, one interval contains:
- the CCL20 gene encoding C-C motif chemokine 20 has translation MAGFSSKSLVLVSLLGLLALLLCGTSDAQSNQDCCLSYTKVRLPRWALKGYTEQLSSEVCDIHAIIFHTYSGLNACVNPKEGWVKKHLLFLSHKLKRMSM, from the exons ATGGCTGGCTTTAGCAGCAAGAGCTTGGTCCTGGTTTCCCTGTTGGGGCTCCTGGCGCTGCTCCTGTGCGGCACCTCTGATG CACAAAGCAACCAGGATTGCTGCCTGTCTTACACCAAAGTCCGTTTGCCTCGGTGGGCGCTGAAGGGTTATACTGAACAGCTCTCCAGTGAAGTCTGCGATATCCATGCGATCAT tttccacACCTACAGTGGACTGAACGCCTGTGTAAATCCTAAGGAAGGCTGGGTGAAGAAGCATCTTCTTTTCCTGAG CCATAAGCTCAAGAGGATGTCAATGTGA